From the Micromonospora sediminicola genome, one window contains:
- a CDS encoding NAD-dependent epimerase/dehydratase family protein, translated as MVSLPPINQEWRVSVALVTGSGGLIGSEAARHFAGLGLDVVGIDNDMRRYFFGEDGSTAWSLDRLAADLGTTYTHHAVDIRDRDGLEQVFKRYGRDIAVVIHSAAQPSHDWAAKEPYTDFDVNAGGTLNVLENTRRHAIDAPFIHCSTNKVYGDRPNSLPLVELETRYELPEDHHWYDGITEDMSIDESLHSIFGASKVAADVMVQEYGRYFDMKTACFRGGTLTGPAHSAAELHGFLAYLMRCVMEGRTYNLFGYKGKMVRDAIHSRDVLTAFEAFFREPRSAQVYNLGGGRHSNTSHIEAFRIAQEITGREAQINYVEQARTGDHQWYVSSMARFEEHYPSWKITYDVPMILREIYEANVDKWVPKP; from the coding sequence ATGGTTTCCCTGCCTCCTATAAACCAGGAGTGGCGTGTGAGTGTCGCGTTGGTGACCGGTTCGGGCGGTCTGATCGGCTCCGAGGCGGCCCGGCACTTCGCCGGCCTCGGTCTCGACGTGGTCGGCATCGACAACGACATGCGGCGATACTTCTTCGGCGAGGACGGCTCGACCGCCTGGAGCCTCGACCGCCTCGCCGCCGACCTCGGCACCACGTACACCCACCATGCCGTGGACATCCGCGACCGGGACGGCCTGGAGCAGGTCTTCAAGCGGTACGGCCGGGACATCGCCGTGGTGATCCACAGCGCCGCCCAGCCGAGTCACGACTGGGCCGCCAAGGAGCCGTACACCGACTTCGACGTGAACGCCGGCGGCACGCTCAACGTGCTGGAGAACACCCGGCGGCACGCGATCGACGCGCCGTTCATCCACTGTTCCACCAACAAGGTCTACGGCGACCGGCCGAACTCGCTCCCGCTGGTCGAGCTGGAGACCCGCTACGAGCTGCCCGAGGACCACCACTGGTACGACGGCATCACCGAGGACATGTCGATCGACGAGTCGCTGCACTCGATCTTCGGCGCCTCGAAGGTGGCCGCGGACGTGATGGTCCAGGAGTACGGCCGGTACTTCGACATGAAGACCGCCTGCTTCCGGGGCGGCACGCTGACCGGGCCGGCGCACTCCGCGGCGGAGCTGCACGGCTTCCTGGCGTACCTGATGCGGTGCGTGATGGAGGGCCGGACCTACAACCTCTTCGGCTACAAGGGAAAGATGGTCCGGGACGCGATCCACTCCCGGGACGTGCTGACCGCGTTCGAGGCGTTCTTCCGCGAGCCGCGCTCCGCCCAGGTCTACAACCTCGGCGGCGGCCGGCACTCGAACACCTCGCACATCGAGGCGTTCCGGATCGCCCAGGAGATCACCGGCCGCGAGGCGCAGATCAACTACGTCGAGCAGGCCCGCACCGGCGACCACCAGTGGTACGTCAGCAGCATGGCCCGGTTCGAGGAGCACTATCCGTCCTGGAAGATCACCTACGACGTGCCGATGATCCTCCGGGAGATCTACGAGGCGAACGTCGACAAGTGGGTGCCGAAGCCATGA
- a CDS encoding PASTA domain-containing protein → MTDDRQPVRDDGTGPGRTRLFLGGALAAVLLAVIGASGGWVLAGEPDRPAASSGVAPSGGAGTSGPPATPSAPSTRPADDRPSGPRSRTPSGLTVPDLVGADFARARQELRDRRLGWRLVFGAGSGRAVERTSPGPGEPVKRGVTVTVWVAGPAPAVTVPDVGALSCADAADDLVEAGLYPRYRSGRQGPVTGQEPAAGSAARWNDQIALTCGDAPTASPSPTP, encoded by the coding sequence ATGACGGACGATCGGCAGCCGGTACGCGACGACGGGACCGGTCCGGGGCGTACCCGGCTCTTTCTCGGCGGCGCTCTGGCGGCGGTCCTGCTGGCGGTGATCGGGGCCAGCGGTGGCTGGGTGCTCGCCGGTGAGCCGGACCGGCCCGCCGCCTCCTCCGGGGTCGCGCCGAGCGGTGGCGCGGGGACCTCCGGTCCGCCGGCCACGCCGAGCGCCCCGTCCACCCGACCCGCCGACGACCGTCCCAGCGGTCCGCGGTCGCGTACCCCGTCCGGCCTCACCGTGCCGGATCTGGTCGGCGCCGACTTCGCGCGGGCCCGGCAGGAGTTGCGCGACCGCCGGCTCGGCTGGCGGCTGGTGTTCGGCGCTGGCTCGGGCCGTGCGGTCGAGCGGACCTCGCCGGGCCCCGGCGAGCCGGTCAAGCGCGGCGTCACGGTCACCGTCTGGGTCGCCGGGCCGGCCCCGGCCGTCACCGTGCCGGACGTCGGCGCCCTGTCCTGCGCCGACGCGGCGGACGACCTGGTGGAGGCGGGGCTCTACCCGCGTTACCGCAGCGGCCGGCAGGGGCCGGTCACCGGGCAGGAGCCGGCCGCCGGGAGCGCCGCCCGGTGGAACGACCAGATCGCGCTCACCTGCGGGGACGCGCCGACCGCGAGCCCGTCGCCCACTCCCTGA
- a CDS encoding WecB/TagA/CpsF family glycosyltransferase, which produces MTGDTKRNVLGVGVDATDYDRATEAVVAAAHERRPMALTALAVHGVMTGVLDPAHNARLNSFDVVTPDGQPVRWALNLLHGAGLTDRVYGPELTLRVLSRFADEGLPVYLYGSTEETLARLVPALERRFPALKIAGVEPSKFRAVAPGEDAEIADRIRASGARLVLVGLGCPRQEVFAYAMRPLLDMPLMAVGAAFDYHAGLLRNPPPWMQRAGLEWFWRLGLEPKRLWRRYVILNPAYLARLAAQKTGLWKATPPAPATGRPATFDV; this is translated from the coding sequence ATGACCGGCGACACCAAGCGCAACGTGCTCGGCGTCGGGGTCGACGCGACCGACTACGACCGGGCCACCGAGGCCGTGGTCGCGGCCGCGCACGAACGCCGCCCGATGGCGCTGACCGCGCTGGCCGTGCACGGCGTGATGACCGGGGTGCTCGACCCGGCGCACAACGCCCGGCTCAACTCGTTCGACGTGGTGACCCCCGACGGGCAGCCGGTGCGCTGGGCGCTCAACCTGCTGCACGGCGCCGGTCTCACCGACCGCGTCTACGGGCCGGAGCTGACGCTGCGTGTGCTGTCCCGGTTCGCCGACGAGGGGCTGCCCGTCTACCTCTACGGCTCCACCGAGGAGACGCTGGCCCGCCTGGTCCCGGCACTGGAGCGCCGGTTCCCGGCGCTGAAGATCGCCGGCGTCGAGCCGTCCAAGTTCCGCGCGGTCGCACCGGGCGAGGACGCCGAGATCGCCGACCGGATCCGGGCCAGCGGCGCCCGCCTCGTCCTGGTCGGGCTCGGCTGCCCCCGGCAGGAGGTCTTCGCGTACGCGATGCGGCCGCTGCTGGACATGCCGCTGATGGCGGTCGGCGCGGCGTTCGACTACCACGCCGGCCTGCTGCGCAACCCGCCCCCGTGGATGCAGCGCGCCGGGCTGGAGTGGTTCTGGCGGCTCGGCCTGGAGCCGAAGCGGCTGTGGCGCCGCTACGTCATCCTCAACCCGGCCTACCTGGCCCGGTTGGCGGCGCAGAAGACCGGCCTGTGGAAGGCCACCCCGCCGGCGCCGGCCACCGGTCGACCCGCCACCTTCGACGTCTGA
- a CDS encoding DUF397 domain-containing protein has translation MATKEFPVDLTQATWFKSSKSGPNCDNCVEVAYVTGAVGVRDSKDKTGPALVFAPGDWHAFVARARGGAFGRS, from the coding sequence ATGGCGACCAAGGAGTTCCCCGTGGACCTGACGCAGGCGACGTGGTTCAAGAGCTCGAAGAGCGGGCCGAACTGCGACAACTGTGTCGAGGTCGCGTACGTGACCGGGGCGGTCGGAGTGCGGGACTCGAAGGACAAGACGGGCCCGGCCCTGGTCTTCGCCCCGGGCGACTGGCACGCCTTCGTCGCCCGCGCCAGGGGCGGTGCGTTCGGCCGGAGCTGA
- a CDS encoding PASTA domain-containing protein, which produces MSDDRQDPPAGDADATRALPPHGDDADATRAMPRGAGGEDADATRAMPRNPGDDPDATRPVPGGADGDATRPLPGEGRRPLDATTRQEPVGGGAWSGRAGVPPPRPAGYPEPGAEWYGDEQAGRRWWMPILLGILALVLLGLIAAGVWLALRAAERNDGPGPTPSAVPSTSARTSAAPTSASPSSSPSSTPPTTTPPAEVPMPPLVGLPESAARAALDRLGVDYRVQRRPSDRPAGTVIATDPEAGYSVGDGDRVTLVVAAAAPPTTGATTPSSAPATTTTP; this is translated from the coding sequence ATGAGCGACGACCGTCAGGATCCACCCGCCGGTGACGCGGACGCCACCCGGGCGCTGCCCCCGCACGGGGACGACGCCGACGCCACCCGCGCCATGCCGCGGGGAGCGGGCGGCGAGGACGCCGACGCCACCCGCGCGATGCCCCGCAACCCCGGCGACGACCCCGACGCGACGCGGCCGGTGCCCGGCGGGGCGGACGGTGACGCCACCCGACCGCTGCCCGGCGAGGGACGCCGACCGCTGGACGCCACCACTCGCCAGGAACCGGTCGGCGGCGGGGCCTGGTCCGGGCGCGCCGGCGTACCGCCGCCGCGACCGGCCGGCTACCCCGAGCCGGGCGCCGAGTGGTACGGCGACGAGCAGGCCGGACGCCGCTGGTGGATGCCGATCCTGCTGGGCATCCTGGCGCTGGTCCTGCTCGGTCTGATCGCGGCCGGGGTGTGGCTGGCCCTGCGTGCCGCCGAGCGGAACGACGGTCCGGGCCCGACGCCGTCGGCGGTGCCCAGCACCTCGGCGCGGACCAGTGCCGCGCCGACCAGCGCGTCACCGAGCAGTTCGCCGTCGAGCACGCCCCCGACCACGACGCCGCCCGCCGAGGTGCCGATGCCGCCGCTGGTCGGGCTGCCCGAGTCCGCCGCCCGGGCGGCGCTGGACCGGTTGGGTGTCGACTACCGGGTGCAGCGTCGGCCGTCGGACCGACCGGCCGGCACGGTCATCGCCACCGACCCGGAGGCCGGTTACTCCGTCGGCGACGGCGACCGGGTCACGCTCGTGGTGGCCGCAGCGGCCCCGCCCACCACCGGCGCGACCACGCCGAGTTCCGCGCCGGCGACCACCACCACGCCCTGA
- a CDS encoding helix-turn-helix domain-containing protein: MSERRSPTIRRRRLGAELRRQREAAGITIEVVAEQLECSASKISRIETGHTTATPRDVRDMLRIYGVVGAESDELVQIAREARQKGWWHPYSTVLVGAYVGLEAAASSIRAYEQQVVPGLLETEEYAGAMIRAARPDFTAEQVEQRVRVRLGRQSLLTQDDPVDLWVVLDEAVLSRPVGGDAVMRGQLKRLVEVAELPNVTVQVLPFEVGAHAGMDGTFTILSFPEPSDPDVVYAENATGGLFLEKSDELQKYSFIFDHIRAAAIRPEESIAHIAKLAEEPLWKWRPRSSPWT, encoded by the coding sequence ATGAGTGAACGGCGCAGCCCGACCATCCGCCGGCGCCGGCTGGGTGCGGAACTCCGCCGGCAGCGGGAGGCCGCCGGCATCACCATCGAGGTGGTCGCCGAGCAACTGGAGTGTTCGGCGTCCAAGATCTCCCGGATCGAGACCGGCCACACCACCGCGACGCCCCGCGACGTACGGGACATGCTCCGGATCTACGGGGTGGTCGGCGCGGAGAGCGACGAGCTGGTGCAGATCGCCCGCGAGGCCCGGCAGAAGGGCTGGTGGCATCCCTACAGCACGGTGCTGGTCGGGGCGTACGTCGGCCTGGAGGCCGCGGCCAGCTCGATCCGCGCCTACGAGCAGCAGGTCGTGCCGGGGCTGCTGGAGACCGAGGAGTACGCCGGGGCGATGATCCGAGCCGCCCGGCCGGACTTCACCGCCGAACAGGTCGAACAACGGGTGCGTGTCCGACTGGGCCGTCAGTCGTTGTTGACCCAGGACGATCCGGTCGATCTGTGGGTGGTGCTCGATGAGGCGGTGCTGAGCCGGCCGGTGGGCGGCGACGCGGTGATGCGTGGCCAGCTCAAGCGGCTGGTGGAGGTGGCCGAACTGCCGAACGTGACGGTGCAGGTCCTGCCCTTCGAGGTGGGCGCGCACGCCGGCATGGACGGGACCTTCACCATCCTCAGCTTCCCCGAACCGAGTGATCCCGATGTCGTGTACGCGGAGAACGCCACGGGTGGGCTCTTCCTGGAGAAGAGCGACGAACTGCAGAAGTACAGCTTCATCTTCGATCACATTCGAGCAGCGGCCATACGCCCGGAGGAATCCATCGCACACATCGCGAAACTGGCAGAGGAGCCACTGTGGAAATGGCGACCAAGGAGTTCCCCGTGGACCTGA